TTTTTGTGGATTATTTGTGTTAAAATTATCCTTGCCTTTAGTGGGGATAACTTTTTTAGAATATTTGGGAGGTTTTGATGAAGGACTTTCTTGAACAAACCTGGAACAAACTTCTTGAAGAGGGGAGAGAAAAGCTTCCCAAGGGCGCAGCCGATATATGGCTCAAAACCTGTCTTCCAATCTCTTTGGAGGGCGGTGTTTTGGTGTTGGATGTGCCCAACGTCTTTGTCAAAGAACAAATACAAAATAGATTTCTAGAGAAACTGGAAGACCTGGCAGCGGAGATGAACGTTGCAACCAAGGTCATTCTTCAAGTGGGGAAGGGCGCTCCAAAAGAAGAAGTAAAAAGAGCTGAGAAGGTAAGCCGCCCTACGCCTCATCCTGGCAGTGGGCTCAATCCTGATTATCAATTTGATTCCTTCGTAATAGGAAAATCAAACCGGCTGGCTCACGCGGCAAGCCTTGCGGTCGCAGAATCCCCAGGTGTTGCCTACAACCCCCTCTTCATATGGGGAGGAGTGGGACTTGGAAAGACTCACCTCATGCATTCCATTGGAAACTACGTGCTCAAGAAAATGGAGGGGGCAAGAGTCGCTTACGTAAGCTCCGAAAAGTTCATAAACGAGTTCATTTTGTCCATACAGAATAATAAGACCCATGAGTTCAAACAAAAGTACAGAAGCGTCGATGTACTCCTCATAGACGACATTCACTTTCTGGCCAATAAGGAGAGCACTCAGGAAGAGTTCTTTCACACCTTCAACAGCCTCCATGATGCAAAAAAACAGATAGTTATAAGCTCCGATAAACCTCCAAAGGAGATACACCACATTGAGGAGAGGCTTGTAAGCCGCTTCGAATGGGGACTTGTAACGGACATACAGCCGCCAGATTTGGAGACCCGAATAGCCATACTCAAAAAGAAAGCGGAGATAAAAAATTACAACGTCCCAGAGGAAGTCATATTCTTCTTGGCTCAGAACATTCCAAGCAACATAAGGGAACTGGAAGGTTCCCTAAACAGCGTCATGTTCTTTTCCGACCTCAACAACGAGCCCCTCACGGTGGAAAACGCGGCCAAGTGGCTCAAAGACGTCATAAGAAACTCTAACAAGGGACCTGCCAGCATAGAGGTCATACAGCAGGTCACAGCAGAAACCTTCGGCATACCGGTAAGCGCTCTGACAAGCAGCAAGAGAACCTCTGAGATAGCCCTGGCCAGACAGATAGCCATGTACCTCAGCAGGGAGTACACCGAGTCCAGCCTCCAACATATAGGATATGCTTTCAACAGAAAGGACCATACCACAGTAATCCACGCCGTGAAGAAGATAGAGGAGGCTTACAAGAAGGATACCAGGATAAGACAAATTGTGGATAAAATAAAGGAGAAGCTGTAGAAAAGTTTTTCAATTGTGGAAAAGTAAGCAAAAAGGAAGGGTAAATTTTTAAACCTGTTTATTTTGTGGAAAACTACCCACAATCAAAACTTATACTTTTCCACATCAAGTTTTGTTGATTCTCCTGGTTTTTTTAGGTTTTCCACAAAAAACACATTATTGCTACTGGACCTACTACGTTTTTCAATATATAAAACATATAGAACAAGAGAAGGGAGTGAAAAAAATGAAGCTCCTAGTTAAGAAAGCCCCTTTCATAAAAAGCTGGCTTCTTGCTGAACGTAGTACAGGGAGCAGAAGTGCATTGACGGTTCTTACAGGTGTAAAGTGCATAGCAGAGCAAAATTCAGTAACGTTGCAAGCAACGGACCTTAAGACCTCCATAAGGTGTATTGCTGAGGGGGTTGAAGTGCAAGACCCTGGAGAAGCGGTATTTCCAGTCAAGGTAGTAGGAGAGCTTTTCAAGAAGGCCCCAACGGAAACCTTCACCATAGAGGTAGATGGAGGAAAAGCAAAGATAAACTGTGGTGAAAAAAATCACTATAAATTCACGACCTATCCAGTTTCCGAGTTTCCAAAGCTTCCAAGATCCGAGGAAAGCAGACCTTTTTTCAAAATAACCGTATCAGAGCTTAAAAGACTTCTTGAAGAAGGAACCTTTGCAGGTTCTCCGGGTGAGGAGTTTCCCCAATATTTGAGTTCCGGACTTTTTCAGGTCAAAGATGGGTTTGTAAAGGTAGTTTCCACCGACGGAAGAAGACTTTCCCTCTCTCAGTCGGCCCTGGATGAATCATTCGAAGAAAAACAGGTTCTTTTACCTTTGAACGCCCTCAAAGAGCTAGGAAGGATAGTATCCTCCGTTGAAGAGGACTTGGATGTAGAGGTAAAAGAGGACGATTCCCAGGTTTACTTCCTGGTGGATAACATAGAGTTTGCCATAAGGAGAATAGAATCAAGGTTTCCTCCCTATGAGAAGATACTCTCTCCAGAGAAGAGTACCTGGATGGAAGTTGACAGAAACAGCATGATAGAGGCCCTTGAGAGGGCGGAGATAGTGGTAAGGGACTTCAGTAAAATGGTGATATTGAATCTGTCTCCGGGAGGAAACATGACCGTCAAAGCCAGTGCTCCGGAGATTGGAGAAGCCATTGAGGAGGTTCCAGCGGAAATAGACGGAGATCCTTTGAAGGTCGCCTTTAACGTAAGGTTTTTGTTGGATGGAATGAGAGCCCTTCATGGGAAGGTAGCTCACATGACCTTCAACGGTCCTAATGGTCAGATGTTGTTATCCAAGCCGGGAGAGGAAAGTTTTCTTTACGTATTGATGCCCATAACCCTCCCATCAGAAGGAGAAAATCTCTGATAAGATGATTTTAAAGAGACTAAAGATAAAAGGTTTTAGAAACTTGAAGCCCCATAGCCTTGAAATGGCCGAGGGGCTTCACCTGCTTTTTGGAGAGAACGGCGCAGGAAAGACCAACTTTTTGGAGAGCATGAATATCTTGATGGGATGGGGACCTTTCAGAGGAAAGAGTGTGGGGGACGTTCCGTGTTGGCACGTAAAGGACGAAAAAACCTTTGTTTGGGGAGCCTTTGAAGGAGAAGAATCCTTGGAGGCGGCTGTGGGAATATTAAAGAAAACCGTTTTCAAGGTTGGTGGTAAGCTCAGCAGTGCCTCGGAAATGAGAAATATGGTACCTTCTTTGTCCTTTTTGCCGGAAGACATGGCCTTGGTGGAGGGAGGACCTTCCAGGAGGAGGAGCTTCATAGACAGGCTTTGTGCTGTACTTTTTCCACTATATGCATCTACCATATATGATTACAGAAGGTTATTGAGGCAAAAAAAGGCAGCGCTTGAAAGAAGGAGTAATATATCTTTGGTGAACAGGGTGATGGCAGAGAGGGCAGTTTGGATATGGTCGTGCAGGACCGCTGCCTTAGACCTTCTGAGGTTAGGTTTGAATGAGGCAAAGGAGCTTTTACCTGATGAGATAGATGTATCTCTCGTAAGGGGAGGTACGTTGGGAATAGATGATCCCAGGGAGGATTTTTGGGAGTCCATAAAGGCCTTTAAGGAGAAAGAAGAATTATATAGAACGAGCATTGTAGGTCCTCACAGGGACGAAATAAAGATTGCCTCCAATGGGAGAGGGGTAGGGGATTTTTTCAGCAGGGGTCACAGAAGAAGGACGGCCTTGGCTTTGATGCTTGCAGCGGGGTGGGCAGTGGAGAGAAAATTAAGGAAAAAACCTATACTGCTTCTCGATGAAGTGATGGCAGAGCTGGACATGGAAGGAAGAGAGATACTGGTTAAAATGCTTGAATCCATGAAATGGCAGACATTTGTGACGACGGCAGAGGATGTAACTCCTTTTTGGCCTGGTGAAGTATGGATCGTTGATAAAGGCAAAGTATCTCTCATGAGGTAGAAGCTTGGAAAGGGTGTTAAGGGAATGGTTCCAGAGGAAAACAAATATGATGTGATAGTAGTTGGAGCAGGTCATGCCGGTTGTGAAGCAGCTTTGGCTTCCTCGAGGATCGGAGTTAGAACTTTACTTTTGAATCTTTACCTGGATAACATGGCTTTGATGGCCTGCAATCCTTCCATAGGAGGTCCTGCCAAAGGACACCTCACAAGGGAGATAGATGCCCTTGGTGGAGAGCAAGGTAAGGCGGCAGATGCATCCACCCTGCATATAAGGTGGCTGAACACGTCCAAGGGCCCGGCTGTTAGGGCTTTGAGGGCTCAATGTGACCTTTACGACTACCACCATCACTACAAGATTACCTGCGAGAAAACACCACTTCTGGAGTTGAGGCAAGAAGAGGTTGTAGATCTATGGGTGGAAGATGGAAAAATAAGGGGAGTAAGAACTAACATTGGGAGCGTGTACGA
The DNA window shown above is from Thermovirga lienii DSM 17291 and carries:
- a CDS encoding chromosomal replication initiator protein DnaA (PFAM: domain; Bacterial dnaA protein~TIGRFAM: chromosomal replication initiator protein DnaA~COGs: COG0593 ATPase involved in DNA replication initiation~InterProIPR020591: IPR003593: IPR013159: IPR001957: IPR 018312: IPR013317~KEGG: tai:Taci_0001 chromosomal replication initiator protein DnaA~PFAM: Chromosomal replication initiator DnaA; Chromosomal replication initiator DnaA domain~SMART: Chromosomal replication initiator DnaA domain; AAA ATPase~SPTR: Chromosomal replication initiator protein dnaA;~TIGRFAM: chromosomal replication initiator protein DnaA); amino-acid sequence: MKDFLEQTWNKLLEEGREKLPKGAADIWLKTCLPISLEGGVLVLDVPNVFVKEQIQNRFLEKLEDLAAEMNVATKVILQVGKGAPKEEVKRAEKVSRPTPHPGSGLNPDYQFDSFVIGKSNRLAHAASLAVAESPGVAYNPLFIWGGVGLGKTHLMHSIGNYVLKKMEGARVAYVSSEKFINEFILSIQNNKTHEFKQKYRSVDVLLIDDIHFLANKESTQEEFFHTFNSLHDAKKQIVISSDKPPKEIHHIEERLVSRFEWGLVTDIQPPDLETRIAILKKKAEIKNYNVPEEVIFFLAQNIPSNIRELEGSLNSVMFFSDLNNEPLTVENAAKWLKDVIRNSNKGPASIEVIQQVTAETFGIPVSALTSSKRTSEIALARQIAMYLSREYTESSLQHIGYAFNRKDHTTVIHAVKKIEEAYKKDTRIRQIVDKIKEKL
- a CDS encoding DNA replication and repair protein RecF (PFAM: RecF/RecN/SMC N terminal domain~TIGRFAM: recF protein~COGs: COG1195 Recombinational DNA repair ATPase (RecF pathway)~InterPro IPR001238: IPR018078: IPR003395~KEGG: aco:Amico_0003 DNA replication and repair protein RecF~PFAM: SMC domain protein~SPTR: DNA replication and repair protein recF;~TIGRFAM: DNA replication and repair protein RecF), which translates into the protein MILKRLKIKGFRNLKPHSLEMAEGLHLLFGENGAGKTNFLESMNILMGWGPFRGKSVGDVPCWHVKDEKTFVWGAFEGEESLEAAVGILKKTVFKVGGKLSSASEMRNMVPSLSFLPEDMALVEGGPSRRRSFIDRLCAVLFPLYASTIYDYRRLLRQKKAALERRSNISLVNRVMAERAVWIWSCRTAALDLLRLGLNEAKELLPDEIDVSLVRGGTLGIDDPREDFWESIKAFKEKEELYRTSIVGPHRDEIKIASNGRGVGDFFSRGHRRRTALALMLAAGWAVERKLRKKPILLLDEVMAELDMEGREILVKMLESMKWQTFVTTAEDVTPFWPGEVWIVDKGKVSLMR
- a CDS encoding DNA polymerase III, beta subunit (PFAM: DNA polymerase III beta subunit, C-terminal domain; DNA polymerase III beta subunit, N-terminal domain; DNA polymerase III beta subunit, central domain~TIGRFAM: DNA polymerase III, beta subunit~COGs: COG0592 DNA polymerase sliding clamp subunit (PCNA homolog)~InterPro IPR001001~KEGG: aco:Amico_0002 DNA polymerase III, beta subunit~PFAM: DNA polymerase III beta chain~PRIAM: DNA-directed DNA polymerase~SMART: DNA polymerase III beta chain~SPTR: DNA polymerase III, beta subunit;~TIGRFAM: DNA polymerase III, beta subunit): MKLLVKKAPFIKSWLLAERSTGSRSALTVLTGVKCIAEQNSVTLQATDLKTSIRCIAEGVEVQDPGEAVFPVKVVGELFKKAPTETFTIEVDGGKAKINCGEKNHYKFTTYPVSEFPKLPRSEESRPFFKITVSELKRLLEEGTFAGSPGEEFPQYLSSGLFQVKDGFVKVVSTDGRRLSLSQSALDESFEEKQVLLPLNALKELGRIVSSVEEDLDVEVKEDDSQVYFLVDNIEFAIRRIESRFPPYEKILSPEKSTWMEVDRNSMIEALERAEIVVRDFSKMVILNLSPGGNMTVKASAPEIGEAIEEVPAEIDGDPLKVAFNVRFLLDGMRALHGKVAHMTFNGPNGQMLLSKPGEESFLYVLMPITLPSEGENL